One region of Ferrovum sp. JA12 genomic DNA includes:
- the tatB gene encoding Sec-independent protein translocase protein TatB: MFNYSFSEIALVALVALIAIGPERLPRVARAVGILFGRFSRYAATVKAEIDNELEKAQLKDIQEKIKDAQQQAQDALYQSKKNAGDFLNTPLEDTQQNTIHLRENSEMVLDHTDNIKTDIAIVAIVGVAGDPYSVRAKGPTRSQPIKSTQYAFSLDETPPTEAT, from the coding sequence ATGTTTAATTACAGCTTTTCTGAAATTGCTTTAGTAGCATTAGTTGCTCTGATTGCAATTGGCCCTGAGAGGTTACCACGTGTGGCCCGCGCAGTAGGGATTCTATTCGGACGTTTCAGTCGCTATGCTGCTACGGTAAAGGCCGAGATTGATAATGAGCTAGAAAAAGCGCAGTTGAAAGATATTCAAGAAAAAATTAAGGATGCTCAACAACAAGCGCAAGATGCTTTGTATCAATCCAAGAAAAATGCTGGGGATTTCTTAAATACTCCGTTAGAAGATACTCAACAGAATACCATTCATTTACGTGAGAACAGTGAGATGGTGCTTGATCACACCGATAACATAAAGACGGATATAGCAATTGTTGCTATCGTTGGGGTGGCGGGAGACCCTTACAGCGTCAGAGCAAAGGGCCCTACTAGAAGTCAACCCATTAAGAGTACGCAATATGCATTTTCATTAGATGAAACGCCACCCACGGAGGCAACGTGA
- the tatC gene encoding twin-arginine translocase subunit TatC, with product MIEESSGVQEFITHLVELRTRLIRAVGSVFVVFLCLLPIANRLYTWLALPLLKKMPMGGHMIATEVTTPFFVPMKVAGLVAFLIALPYVLSQVWGFIAPGLYSHEKKLALPLIFSSTFLFYCGMLFAYFGVFPFVFGFIANTAPQGVEIMTDIDKYLSFVINMFIAFGLAFETPVAVILLVKFGILSVVQLRGARRYVIVGAFIVGAVFTPPDAISQTLLALPLWLLYEIGIIAASRMSPLVKEPSPDPLDS from the coding sequence GTGATAGAAGAAAGTAGTGGCGTCCAAGAGTTTATAACGCATTTAGTAGAACTTCGTACAAGATTAATCAGGGCTGTAGGTTCTGTGTTTGTGGTTTTTTTGTGTCTATTACCTATAGCCAATCGCCTATATACATGGCTCGCCCTGCCGTTATTAAAAAAAATGCCCATGGGAGGGCATATGATTGCAACGGAGGTTACCACTCCTTTTTTTGTACCCATGAAAGTCGCTGGCTTGGTAGCTTTTTTGATTGCACTGCCTTATGTTCTCAGTCAAGTTTGGGGTTTTATTGCCCCGGGCCTATATTCCCATGAGAAAAAACTTGCACTCCCCTTGATTTTTAGTAGTACTTTTTTGTTTTATTGCGGTATGCTTTTTGCTTATTTTGGTGTTTTTCCATTTGTATTTGGATTTATTGCCAATACCGCGCCTCAAGGCGTAGAAATCATGACGGATATTGATAAATATCTTAGTTTTGTAATCAATATGTTTATTGCTTTTGGTTTGGCTTTTGAGACACCGGTGGCTGTTATATTACTAGTTAAATTTGGTATTTTATCTGTGGTGCAGCTACGTGGTGCCAGACGCTATGTTATTGTTGGTGCGTTTATTGTAGGGGCGGTTTTTACTCCCCCAGATGCAATTTCTCAAACTCTTCTTGCGCTACCCTTATGGTTACTATATGAAATAGGTATTATAGCTGCAAGTCGTATGAGTCCCCTTGTTAAGGAGCCGAGTCCTGATCCTCTTGATTCTTAA
- a CDS encoding Do family serine endopeptidase, whose amino-acid sequence MKKLWLVFAQSVTVCLAVIFIISLFRNDLVTHTTVLNTLGSSKDNKTSSPYSFRVAAKKAMPSVVNIFTTKEVGNPHSSIFPNNPELKKFFNDNFPSQPEKQLSLGSGVIVMAKGYILTNDHVIDGAQEIQVVLSDGRVAKAEVVGTDPETDLAVLKINLNNLSPITYGSSTQVSVGDIAIAIGNPFGVGETVTMGIVSALGRNRLGLNTFENFIQTDAAINPGNSGGALVDANGDLIGINTAIYSKSGGSQGIGFSIPVSTAKNVMQAIIEHGEVVRGWIGVQAQDLTPELADSFHLPNTQGALLSGILSQGPADKAGAKPGDILIEVNGHPINDSQDMLNQVAMLTPNTQTTIKVLRNGKPIMLQLLVDKRPKGHIKNQEDQDSAP is encoded by the coding sequence ATGAAAAAACTCTGGCTTGTTTTTGCGCAATCTGTCACCGTGTGTCTTGCAGTTATCTTTATCATAAGCCTATTTCGCAATGATTTGGTTACACACACTACAGTGTTAAACACCTTAGGGTCATCTAAAGACAATAAAACCAGCTCCCCTTATTCATTTCGTGTGGCGGCTAAAAAAGCGATGCCTTCAGTGGTTAATATTTTTACCACTAAAGAAGTAGGAAATCCTCATAGCTCAATTTTTCCGAACAATCCTGAGCTGAAGAAGTTTTTTAACGATAATTTTCCTAGCCAACCTGAAAAGCAACTTAGTCTTGGATCAGGAGTGATTGTAATGGCAAAAGGTTATATTTTGACTAATGATCACGTTATCGATGGCGCTCAAGAAATTCAAGTAGTTCTCTCGGATGGACGTGTAGCAAAAGCAGAGGTAGTGGGAACTGATCCAGAAACAGATCTGGCTGTATTAAAAATTAACTTAAACAATCTATCACCCATCACTTACGGCTCCTCAACGCAGGTAAGTGTAGGCGATATTGCCATTGCTATTGGTAACCCCTTTGGCGTTGGTGAAACAGTCACTATGGGGATTGTCAGTGCTTTAGGTCGCAATCGTCTGGGGCTTAATACCTTTGAAAACTTTATCCAAACCGATGCGGCAATTAATCCTGGTAACTCTGGCGGGGCGCTGGTAGATGCCAACGGCGATTTGATTGGGATTAATACAGCCATTTATTCAAAATCCGGTGGTTCACAAGGTATTGGTTTTAGTATCCCCGTCAGCACGGCCAAAAATGTCATGCAAGCCATCATTGAACATGGGGAGGTGGTTCGTGGTTGGATTGGTGTTCAAGCCCAAGATTTAACCCCTGAACTAGCAGATTCTTTTCATCTGCCCAATACTCAAGGAGCTTTACTTTCTGGTATTCTCAGCCAAGGACCAGCGGACAAAGCAGGAGCTAAACCAGGCGATATTTTAATAGAAGTCAATGGGCACCCTATTAATGATTCTCAGGATATGTTGAATCAAGTGGCTATGTTGACTCCCAACACGCAAACTACAATTAAAGTATTAAGAAATGGCAAACCCATTATGCTACAACTCCTTGTTGACAAGCGTCCCAAAGGGCATATTAAGAATCAAGAGGATCAGGACTCGGCTCCTTAA
- the petA gene encoding ubiquinol-cytochrome c reductase iron-sulfur subunit, with translation MKQDNTNSGRRQFLVSATVAMGAAGVTAIATPLLSSMLPSAKAKSAGAPVEVDVASLEPGMMITQEWRGQPVWIVYRTPQMMKQLNSNTHFLADPDSNSSEQPSYCKNIQRAMDSHPEILVVVGICTHLGCSPVSKMKVGAADGMGGDWPGGFFCPCHGSKYDMSARVFKSVPAPFNMRIPPYKYLSDKKILIGDDKGEA, from the coding sequence ATGAAACAAGATAACACCAACTCTGGCAGGCGTCAGTTTCTGGTAAGTGCTACAGTTGCAATGGGGGCCGCAGGAGTAACTGCTATTGCTACTCCCTTATTAAGTAGTATGTTGCCTAGTGCCAAAGCTAAATCCGCTGGGGCACCTGTAGAGGTAGATGTAGCCTCTCTTGAGCCGGGCATGATGATCACTCAAGAATGGCGAGGTCAACCAGTATGGATTGTCTACCGTACGCCACAAATGATGAAGCAGCTCAACAGCAATACGCATTTTTTGGCAGACCCAGATTCAAATAGCTCTGAACAGCCGTCCTATTGCAAAAATATTCAGAGAGCTATGGATAGCCATCCGGAAATTCTCGTGGTGGTAGGTATATGCACCCATTTGGGTTGTTCGCCTGTGAGTAAAATGAAAGTAGGAGCCGCTGATGGAATGGGTGGAGATTGGCCTGGTGGGTTTTTCTGTCCTTGCCATGGTTCTAAATACGATATGTCAGCTAGGGTGTTTAAATCTGTTCCTGCGCCCTTTAATATGAGAATTCCACCATACAAGTATTTGTCCGATAAAAAAATTCTAATCGGTGATGACAAGGGAGAGGCTTGA
- a CDS encoding cytochrome b: MKATLSQLQHWIDDRFPLTAVWRDHLAQYYAPKNFNFWYYFGSLATIVLVMQIVTGIFLTMNYKPDAKLAFASVEYIMRDVDYGWLIRYMHSTGASMFFVVIYLHMTRGLLYGSYKKPRELIWLLGMAIYFCLMAEAFFGYLLPWGQMSYWGAQVIVSLIDALSPPLALWIRGDYVIADATLNRFFAFHVIAIPLLLCVLVFLHIVALHTVGSNNPDGIEIKKVKDPSTGIPLDGIPFHPYYTVKDLVGLMAFFIIFFAIVFFAPEFGGHFLEANNFIPADPLKTPSHIEPVWYFTPFYAILRAVPQKQLGVIAMGLSVAIFLLLPWLDRGIVKSIRYRGTLYKTSLYMFFCAFLVLGYMGTQNPTIWYVNPVSRVCSVIYFGFFLLLPWVSRWDKTKPVPERLT, translated from the coding sequence ATGAAAGCCACATTATCGCAATTGCAACATTGGATAGATGATCGATTTCCACTCACTGCGGTATGGCGCGACCATCTTGCCCAATATTACGCTCCGAAAAACTTTAACTTTTGGTATTACTTTGGTTCATTAGCCACCATTGTACTGGTTATGCAAATCGTAACAGGGATTTTCTTAACGATGAATTATAAGCCTGATGCAAAACTGGCTTTTGCATCCGTGGAATATATCATGCGTGATGTGGATTATGGTTGGCTGATACGTTACATGCATTCCACCGGGGCATCTATGTTTTTTGTAGTAATTTATTTGCATATGACCCGAGGGCTATTATATGGATCTTATAAAAAGCCAAGAGAACTAATTTGGTTATTGGGGATGGCTATTTACTTTTGTTTAATGGCCGAAGCGTTTTTTGGCTATCTATTACCTTGGGGACAAATGTCTTATTGGGGGGCTCAAGTAATCGTTTCATTAATTGATGCCTTAAGTCCACCCTTAGCCTTGTGGATTCGGGGAGATTATGTGATTGCAGATGCAACACTCAATCGATTTTTTGCCTTTCATGTGATAGCTATTCCCTTACTGCTGTGTGTTTTAGTTTTTTTACATATTGTAGCGTTGCATACGGTGGGGTCAAATAATCCAGATGGTATCGAAATAAAAAAAGTAAAAGATCCTAGTACAGGTATTCCTTTAGACGGTATACCCTTTCACCCATATTATACAGTGAAGGATTTAGTGGGGTTGATGGCATTTTTTATTATTTTCTTTGCTATCGTCTTCTTTGCTCCTGAGTTTGGGGGACATTTTTTAGAAGCAAATAATTTTATTCCAGCGGACCCTCTGAAAACCCCTTCACATATTGAACCTGTATGGTACTTCACTCCTTTTTACGCTATCTTAAGAGCAGTACCTCAAAAACAATTAGGCGTGATTGCTATGGGGTTATCAGTGGCAATTTTTTTACTTTTACCTTGGCTTGATAGGGGTATAGTAAAATCTATACGCTACCGTGGAACGCTCTATAAAACATCGTTATATATGTTTTTCTGTGCCTTTCTGGTATTGGGTTATATGGGAACCCAGAATCCAACTATTTGGTATGTCAATCCCGTATCTCGAGTATGTTCTGTCATTTATTTTGGGTTTTTCTTACTCCTGCCTTGGGTTAGTCGTTGGGATAAGACTAAGCCGGTTCCTGAAAGGTTAACTTAA
- a CDS encoding cytochrome c1 → MLKKLPLVSLLMLLSVYQFSAQAEETVPLQHIKTNGTDYPSLQRGAEYFINYCVTCHGAKFVRYDVLEKIGLNKKQIEKNLILTGSKISDDMVVAFSSRDAKEWFGVTPPDLSVEARVRGPDWLYSYLKGFYQDDSRPSGWNNIVFPNVAMPHVLYALQGTQVLSDHADPQHLTAESLVIEKPGKLTAAEYNQFVYDLVNYMTFMAEPARETRIHMGYGVMIFLILGFALSFALKKEYWKDIH, encoded by the coding sequence ATGTTGAAAAAGTTACCACTTGTTTCTTTGTTGATGCTTCTTAGCGTTTATCAGTTCTCTGCTCAGGCGGAAGAAACGGTACCTTTGCAGCATATTAAAACCAATGGAACGGATTACCCTTCTTTGCAAAGAGGTGCCGAATACTTTATTAACTATTGCGTGACTTGCCATGGTGCCAAATTTGTACGTTACGATGTTTTGGAAAAAATTGGTCTGAATAAAAAACAGATTGAAAAAAATCTAATTTTAACAGGATCAAAAATTAGTGACGACATGGTTGTTGCTTTTAGTTCAAGGGATGCTAAGGAGTGGTTTGGTGTGACTCCCCCGGATTTATCTGTTGAAGCGAGAGTAAGAGGTCCTGATTGGCTTTATTCATATCTTAAAGGATTTTATCAGGACGACTCCCGTCCTTCTGGTTGGAATAACATAGTTTTCCCTAATGTGGCTATGCCTCATGTTTTATATGCCTTACAGGGTACACAAGTTCTCTCAGACCATGCAGACCCTCAGCATTTAACAGCAGAGAGTTTGGTTATAGAAAAACCGGGAAAATTAACTGCCGCAGAGTATAATCAATTCGTCTATGATCTTGTAAACTATATGACTTTTATGGCTGAACCTGCCAGAGAGACTAGAATTCATATGGGTTATGGTGTCATGATTTTCCTAATTTTAGGTTTTGCCCTATCCTTTGCACTTAAAAAAGAGTATTGGAAAGATATACATTAA
- a CDS encoding glutathione S-transferase N-terminal domain-containing protein, with amino-acid sequence MMTLYSGTTCPFSHRCRIVLYEKGMDFQIIDVDLFNKPEDIGIMNPYNEVPILVERDLILFESNIINEYIDERFPHPQLMPADPVMRARARLFLFRFEKELFNQVSIIEGGNAKLIDKARAAVRESLAQIAPVFIKQKFMLGEEFSMLDVTIAPLLWRLEHYEITLPKNAAPLLKYAERLFARQAFIDSMSPAEKAMRK; translated from the coding sequence ATGATGACATTATATTCAGGCACAACGTGTCCCTTTAGCCATCGTTGCCGTATTGTTTTATATGAGAAGGGCATGGATTTTCAGATCATTGATGTGGATTTGTTTAATAAGCCAGAAGATATTGGCATTATGAACCCTTATAATGAAGTGCCAATTTTAGTTGAAAGAGATTTGATTTTATTTGAATCAAACATTATTAATGAGTATATTGATGAGCGGTTTCCTCACCCACAGCTAATGCCGGCTGATCCTGTCATGCGTGCACGAGCTAGATTATTTCTTTTCCGGTTTGAAAAAGAACTATTTAATCAAGTGTCAATTATTGAAGGCGGAAATGCCAAATTAATTGACAAAGCAAGGGCTGCAGTTCGTGAGAGCCTAGCACAAATAGCGCCGGTATTTATCAAACAGAAGTTCATGCTGGGAGAAGAGTTTTCAATGCTAGACGTTACTATTGCTCCATTACTGTGGCGTTTAGAGCATTATGAAATCACTTTGCCAAAAAATGCAGCGCCTTTACTTAAATATGCTGAAAGACTTTTTGCTAGACAAGCATTTATTGATTCTATGAGTCCCGCTGAAAAAGCTATGAGAAAGTAA
- a CDS encoding ClpXP protease specificity-enhancing factor, translated as MATSTKPYISRALWEWCCDNGLTPLIHVAVNPQTRAPVQFVKDGQIVLNISPSATRGLQMGNDFIQFNARFGGVSQEVSVPWGAVMGLYAKETGEGMFFEMEADDSVPDEVATGLEEPSIIETESLPSNKKSRPNLTIIK; from the coding sequence ATGGCTACCTCAACCAAACCCTATATATCGCGAGCCTTATGGGAGTGGTGTTGTGATAATGGATTGACTCCTTTGATTCACGTTGCCGTGAACCCGCAAACACGAGCTCCGGTTCAATTCGTTAAGGATGGTCAAATTGTTTTAAATATTAGCCCTAGTGCAACTCGTGGGTTGCAAATGGGAAATGATTTTATTCAATTTAACGCTCGTTTTGGAGGGGTATCCCAGGAGGTAAGTGTTCCTTGGGGAGCGGTTATGGGTTTATATGCTAAGGAAACTGGTGAGGGCATGTTTTTCGAGATGGAGGCAGATGACTCTGTACCTGATGAAGTGGCTACGGGCCTTGAAGAGCCTTCAATCATAGAGACAGAATCTTTACCAAGTAATAAAAAATCTAGGCCTAACCTGACAATCATAAAGTAA
- a CDS encoding tyrosine-type recombinase/integrase: protein MLNDIKIKAAKPADKDYKLSDEKGLYLFIKSTGSKLWRVAYRFDGKQKTLSLGTYPVVTLADARAKQLEARKLLDRGIDPSEAKKTAKTARIDALTNSFEAIAREWVLVAKQGKVASYQHNTMRRLEIHLLPWLGKKPIDTITPMEVLACIKRICDGNKVETGHKVLNIASQVFRYAKQHGKCQNNPASDLSSALPQPQVKHMASLIEPKQVAELLRAIDGFTGTFVVRQALRLAPLVFVRPGELRKAKWVDIDLDAGTWKYLVTKTKTDHLVPLSKQAVEILRDLFPVTGSREYVFNNGHDPKRAMSEAAINAALKRMGYNTQTEITGHGFRAMARTILHERLNFDPHIIEHQLAHSVPDTLGTAYNRTKFIEQRTTMMQQWADYLGELKVKKLI from the coding sequence ATGCTAAACGACATCAAAATCAAGGCAGCCAAACCCGCTGATAAAGATTACAAACTATCAGATGAAAAAGGTTTGTATCTTTTTATCAAATCTACAGGCTCCAAACTTTGGCGAGTTGCCTATCGATTCGATGGCAAACAAAAAACACTTTCACTCGGCACTTACCCTGTAGTTACCTTAGCTGACGCTCGTGCAAAGCAGTTGGAAGCACGCAAGCTGCTCGATAGGGGTATTGATCCATCCGAAGCAAAAAAGACTGCTAAAACAGCGCGAATAGACGCGTTGACCAACTCCTTTGAAGCTATAGCGCGTGAATGGGTACTTGTGGCCAAGCAAGGAAAAGTAGCAAGCTACCAGCACAATACAATGCGCCGCCTTGAAATACACTTATTGCCATGGCTCGGTAAAAAGCCTATTGATACCATCACACCAATGGAGGTTTTAGCTTGTATTAAACGCATTTGTGACGGTAATAAAGTCGAGACTGGCCACAAAGTACTAAACATCGCTAGCCAAGTTTTCAGATATGCCAAGCAACATGGAAAGTGTCAAAATAACCCTGCCAGTGATTTATCTAGCGCTCTGCCTCAGCCGCAAGTTAAACATATGGCGAGCCTAATCGAACCCAAACAAGTGGCAGAATTGTTGCGCGCGATTGATGGATTTACTGGCACTTTTGTGGTGAGGCAAGCATTGCGATTGGCACCCTTGGTGTTTGTTCGTCCAGGTGAGCTACGCAAAGCAAAATGGGTCGATATTGATTTAGATGCCGGTACATGGAAGTATCTAGTTACCAAAACTAAAACAGATCACCTAGTACCGCTATCAAAACAAGCTGTCGAAATTCTGCGTGATTTGTTTCCAGTGACCGGGAGCCGTGAGTACGTTTTCAACAATGGCCATGATCCTAAGCGAGCAATGTCTGAAGCAGCAATTAATGCTGCCTTAAAACGCATGGGTTACAACACGCAAACTGAAATTACGGGGCATGGCTTTAGAGCAATGGCAAGAACTATTTTGCACGAACGACTGAATTTTGATCCGCATATCATTGAACACCAACTCGCGCATAGTGTGCCAGACACGCTAGGAACAGCTTATAACCGCACAAAATTTATTGAACAACGCACAACAATGATGCAACAGTGGGCTGATTATCTGGGTGAGCTGAAGGTTAAAAAGTTAATTTAA
- a CDS encoding helix-turn-helix transcriptional regulator — translation MNSAQIVTLPQLQEIVPFSKTKIYALIKENGFPAALHIEGGRKSFWRTTDVKNWLDANLK, via the coding sequence ATGAACAGCGCACAAATAGTTACGCTTCCTCAGTTGCAGGAAATTGTACCATTTTCAAAGACCAAAATTTACGCACTAATAAAGGAAAATGGTTTCCCTGCGGCTTTACATATCGAGGGCGGTCGGAAGTCCTTCTGGAGGACTACAGACGTCAAGAATTGGCTAGATGCAAATTTAAAATAA
- a CDS encoding IS1182 family transposase has protein sequence MKRFIQGQDRTQSTLLPELLDEYIAEDNPVRVIDVFVDQLALSELGFVGVNPAQTGRPSYHPAAMLKLYIYGYLNRIQSSRRLEVEANRNVELMWLIARLNPDFKTIARFRNENGPAIRKVCSQFVELCRRLNLFADSMIAIDGSKFKAVNSSDNNYTQAKIKSRMQEVEKNIQQYLDDLEAADISSPKQSTPHQVRLTERIAMFQAQMKALETIESEVQSSPDKQLSQTDPDARSMQHRGGGIVGYNVQAAVDTQHHLIVAHEVTTAGHDRTQLANMGKQAKDALQQEALTVVADKGYYKGEEVAACVENGITPIMPKCLTSGNKANGLFDKRHFVYDPKSNTYQCPAGELLIERYRSLESGKNLTTYWSSNCKHCTLKSSCTTSDQRRIKRWENEAVLDKMQVNLESMPDAMKIRRCTIEHTFGTLKHWMGASHFLMKTKSHVSTEMSLHILAYNMKRVMNIMGSVALMKAMAS, from the coding sequence ATGAAACGATTTATACAAGGTCAAGATAGAACACAAAGTACTCTGCTTCCAGAGTTGCTGGATGAATATATAGCAGAAGATAACCCAGTACGCGTGATTGATGTCTTTGTAGATCAGTTAGCATTATCGGAATTAGGGTTTGTAGGTGTGAACCCAGCTCAGACGGGTCGTCCGTCTTATCATCCTGCTGCCATGCTCAAACTCTACATTTACGGATACCTCAACCGCATTCAATCCAGCAGACGCCTGGAAGTTGAAGCTAACCGCAATGTCGAGCTCATGTGGTTGATTGCAAGACTTAATCCTGATTTTAAAACCATTGCCAGATTCAGGAATGAGAATGGCCCTGCCATACGCAAAGTGTGCAGCCAGTTTGTAGAACTGTGCCGTCGTTTGAATTTATTTGCTGATTCCATGATTGCCATTGATGGCAGCAAGTTCAAAGCCGTCAACAGCTCTGATAATAACTACACACAAGCCAAGATTAAAAGTCGCATGCAAGAAGTGGAGAAGAACATCCAACAATACCTGGATGATTTAGAAGCCGCTGATATTAGCTCCCCTAAGCAATCAACACCCCATCAAGTACGATTGACTGAACGAATCGCTATGTTCCAAGCACAGATGAAAGCATTGGAAACGATTGAATCTGAGGTGCAGTCATCTCCAGATAAACAGCTCTCACAAACGGACCCTGATGCACGCTCCATGCAACATCGTGGCGGTGGCATCGTTGGCTATAACGTTCAAGCCGCAGTGGATACGCAACATCATCTCATCGTGGCACATGAAGTAACGACGGCTGGTCATGATCGGACGCAATTAGCGAACATGGGTAAGCAGGCCAAGGACGCATTGCAACAAGAGGCACTGACGGTGGTAGCGGATAAAGGCTACTACAAGGGTGAGGAAGTGGCGGCTTGTGTTGAGAACGGAATTACGCCGATCATGCCGAAGTGCTTAACCTCAGGCAACAAAGCCAATGGTTTATTTGATAAACGCCACTTTGTGTACGATCCCAAGAGTAATACCTACCAATGCCCAGCAGGGGAATTGCTGATAGAACGCTACCGTTCGTTGGAGTCTGGTAAAAATCTCACCACATACTGGAGTTCTAACTGTAAGCATTGCACACTAAAGTCTAGTTGCACTACCAGCGATCAAAGACGGATTAAGCGTTGGGAAAATGAAGCAGTCCTAGATAAAATGCAAGTGAATCTAGAAAGCATGCCTGATGCCATGAAGATTAGGCGTTGCACCATAGAACACACCTTTGGCACCTTGAAGCACTGGATGGGTGCTTCGCACTTCTTGATGAAAACCAAGTCACATGTCAGTACGGAAATGAGTTTACACATTCTGGCATACAACATGAAACGCGTGATGAATATCATGGGAAGTGTGGCATTGATGAAGGCGATGGCTTCATAG